A DNA window from Ipomoea triloba cultivar NCNSP0323 chromosome 10, ASM357664v1 contains the following coding sequences:
- the LOC116031692 gene encoding 3-oxo-Delta(4,5)-steroid 5-beta-reductase-like: MSWWWAGAIGAARKRFEEEGDVDAPLKPHSVALIVGVTGIVGNSLAEILPLADTPGGPWKVYGVARRPRPPWNADHPIEYIQCDISDEEDANSKLSMLSDVTHVFYVTWANRPTELENCEVNGKMLRNVLNAVIPNSPDLNHICLQTGKKHYYGAFEVFGKIAHETPHHEDLPRLEKSPNFYYTLEDILFEKVKNKEGLTWSVHRPGLIHGFSPYSLMNAVGTLCVYAAICNHEGTPLRFPGGLKAAWDGYSNCSDADLIAEQEIWAAVDPSAKNEAFNVSNGDVFKWKHFWEILAQKFEVEAAEFEEKAPSLEVMMKEKGPVWDEIVRENRLLPTKLEDVGQWWFMDVVLGAECPLDNMNKSKEHGFLGFRNSEKAFVSWIDKVKAHRIVP, encoded by the exons ATGAGCTGGTGGTGGGCTGGAGCTATTGGCGCTGCCAGG AAAAGGTTTGAAGAAGAAGGTGATGTTGATGCGCCACTGAAGCCCCACAGCGTGGCTCTGATCGTGGGCGTCACCGGGATCGTTGGCAACAGCCTCGCCGAGATCCTCCCTCTCGCCGACACCCCCGGCGGCCCCTGGAAGGTTTACGGCGTCGCTCGCCGTCCAAGACCCCCCTGGAACGCCGACCACCCTATCGAGTATATCCAGTGCGATATTTCCGACGAGGAAGATGCCAATTCCAAGCTGTCTATGCTGAGTGATGTCACGCATGTTTTTTACGTGACGTGGGCGAACCGGCCCACGGAACTGGAAAACTGTGAAGTGAACGGGAAAATGTTGAGGAACGTGTTGAATGCGGTAATCCCAAATTCTCCAGATTTGAACCATATCTGCCTGCAAACGGGGAAGAAACACTATTACGGCGCGTTTGAAGTGTTCGGAAAAATAGCCCACGAAACTCCCCACCACGAGGATTTGCCCAGATTGGAAAAATCTCCCAATTTTTACTACACTCTCGAAGATATTCTGTTCGAAAAGGTGAAGAACAAGGAGGGATTAACATGGTCGGTCCACCGGCCGGGATTAATCCACGGGTTCTCCCCGTACAGCCTGATGAACGCCGTCGGAACCCTCTGCGTCTACGCCGCCATTTGTAACCACGAGGGCACCCCTCTGAGATTTCCCGGCGGGCTAAAAGCCGCTTGGGACGGCTACTCCAATTGCTCCGACGCGGATTTGATTGCAGAGCAAGAAATCTGGGCAGCAGTGGACCCATCCGCCAAGAATGAAGCTTTCAACGTCAGCAATGGAGATGTGTTCAAATGGAAGCATTTCTGGGAGATTTTAGCCCAGAAGTTTGAAGTGGAGGCTGCAGAATTTGAGGAGAAAGCGCCGAGTCTGGAGGTGATGATGAAGGAGAAAGGGCCTGTTTGGGACGAGATTGTGAGGGAAAATAGGTTGTTGCCTACGAAATTGGAGGATGTGGGTCAATGGTGGTTTATGGATGTTGTGTTGGGTGCAGAATGTCCCCTGGATAATATGAACAAGAGCAAAGAACATGGGTTTCTGGGGTTTAGGAACTCCGAGAAAGCCTTCGTTTCATGGATTGATAAGGTGAAAGCTCATAGGATTGTTCCTTGA